From Micromonospora nigra, one genomic window encodes:
- a CDS encoding bifunctional metallophosphatase/5'-nucleotidase translates to MSQPRSRGRAALRHLAAPALALAVVATLPATAPSAPAPTEDTWAALAPVSVAYGKPAAGREVKGNFLSYNDFHGAIDPPGGSGAAVNGTPAGGVEYLATWLKKLRAEAKAEGRVTTTVGAGDLIGATPLVSAAFHDEPTIELMDEIGLEISSVGNHEFDEGVDELIRINKGGCHPEDGCQDGDGFAGAKFTYLAANTVSRKTGLPILPPVDVRFVGGVPVGFVGVTLEGTPDIVNPAGITDVRFTDEVKTANKWGGLLKLFGVRAMVLLVHEGGAQSAPPTTPGVSDCANFSGPVVDIVKGLRPEFGIVASGHTHRFYSCSLPNSSGAHSVVTSAGNNGQLITDIDYSLDRRTGRFTSISARNVVVENGVRNADGTWQQSAPGVFVRNPDLVDPGAKALADKYRAAVAPIANEVVGRISADIVRDALPNGESPLGDVIADAQLAYTRDAGAQIALMNPGGIRASLSYSASTGGEAPGEVTYGEAFTVQPFNNLVVTQTFTGEQLKNVLEQQFVGFNGQRTQRILQVSAGLTYSYDSTAPVGSRVSALTFDGAPVDPTATYRVTTNDFLANGGDGFTELRAGTDRATAPGFDVDALIAYLSAGEPVAPGPADRITRLG, encoded by the coding sequence ATGAGTCAACCGCGCTCGCGCGGTCGGGCCGCGCTGCGTCACCTCGCCGCGCCCGCCCTCGCGCTGGCCGTCGTCGCCACGCTGCCGGCCACCGCGCCGTCGGCCCCCGCCCCCACCGAGGACACCTGGGCGGCGCTCGCCCCCGTCTCGGTCGCCTACGGCAAGCCCGCCGCAGGTAGGGAGGTCAAGGGCAACTTCCTGAGCTACAACGACTTCCACGGCGCCATCGACCCGCCCGGCGGCAGCGGTGCGGCCGTCAACGGCACCCCCGCCGGTGGCGTGGAGTACCTGGCCACCTGGCTGAAGAAGCTGCGCGCCGAGGCCAAGGCCGAGGGCCGCGTCACCACCACCGTCGGCGCCGGTGACCTGATCGGCGCGACCCCGCTGGTCAGCGCCGCCTTCCACGACGAGCCCACCATCGAGCTGATGGACGAGATCGGGCTGGAGATCAGCTCCGTCGGCAACCACGAGTTCGACGAGGGCGTCGACGAGCTGATCCGGATCAACAAGGGCGGCTGCCACCCGGAGGACGGCTGCCAGGACGGCGACGGCTTCGCCGGCGCCAAGTTCACCTACCTCGCCGCGAACACGGTCAGCCGGAAGACCGGCCTGCCCATCCTGCCCCCGGTCGACGTACGGTTCGTCGGCGGCGTGCCGGTGGGCTTCGTGGGCGTGACCCTGGAGGGCACCCCCGACATCGTCAACCCGGCGGGCATCACCGACGTCCGGTTCACCGACGAGGTCAAGACCGCCAACAAGTGGGGCGGGCTGCTCAAGCTGTTCGGCGTCCGGGCGATGGTGCTGCTGGTGCACGAGGGCGGCGCCCAGTCGGCCCCGCCGACCACCCCCGGAGTGTCGGACTGCGCCAACTTCTCCGGCCCGGTCGTCGACATCGTCAAGGGTCTGCGGCCCGAGTTCGGGATCGTCGCCTCCGGGCACACCCACCGCTTCTACTCCTGTTCCCTGCCCAACTCCTCGGGCGCGCACAGCGTGGTCACCAGCGCCGGCAACAACGGCCAACTGATCACCGACATCGACTACTCGCTCGACCGGCGCACGGGCCGGTTCACCTCGATCTCCGCGCGCAACGTCGTCGTGGAGAACGGCGTCCGCAACGCCGACGGCACCTGGCAGCAGAGCGCGCCGGGCGTCTTCGTGCGCAACCCCGACCTGGTCGACCCGGGTGCGAAGGCCCTCGCCGACAAGTACCGGGCCGCCGTCGCGCCGATCGCCAACGAGGTGGTCGGGCGGATCAGCGCGGACATCGTCCGGGACGCCCTGCCCAACGGGGAGAGCCCGCTGGGCGACGTGATCGCCGACGCGCAGTTGGCGTACACCCGGGACGCGGGGGCACAGATCGCGCTGATGAACCCGGGCGGCATCCGGGCGTCGCTGTCGTACTCGGCCTCCACCGGCGGCGAGGCACCGGGCGAGGTCACCTACGGCGAGGCGTTCACCGTCCAGCCGTTCAACAACCTGGTGGTCACGCAGACCTTCACCGGGGAACAGCTCAAGAACGTCCTGGAGCAGCAGTTCGTGGGCTTCAACGGGCAGCGCACCCAGCGGATCCTCCAGGTCTCGGCGGGGCTCACCTACTCGTACGACTCGACCGCCCCGGTCGGTTCCCGGGTCAGCGCCCTGACGTTCGACGGCGCTCCGGTCGACCCGACGGCCACCTACCGGGTCACCACGAACGACTTCCTGGCCAACGGTGGCGACGGCTTCACCGAGCTGCGGGCCGGCACCGACCGGGCCACCGCCCCCGGTTTCGACGTCGACGCGCTGATCGCCTACCTGTCGGCCGGCGAGCCGGTCGCCCCCGGCCCGGCGGACCGGATCACCCGGCTCGGCTGA
- a CDS encoding chorismate mutase, whose amino-acid sequence MMTDVREQNGARPGSGEAGATEAADGQTGTAEPVASARITEIRERIDEIDRALIGLWQERAALSREVGATRMASGGTRLVLSREQEILERFRAALGADGTSLALLLLRAGRGPL is encoded by the coding sequence ATGATGACTGACGTGAGGGAACAGAACGGCGCGCGGCCCGGATCCGGCGAGGCGGGCGCGACCGAGGCGGCGGACGGGCAGACCGGGACGGCAGAACCGGTCGCCTCCGCGCGGATCACCGAGATCCGCGAGCGCATCGACGAGATCGACCGCGCCCTCATCGGACTGTGGCAGGAACGGGCCGCGCTGTCCCGCGAGGTCGGGGCGACGCGGATGGCCTCCGGTGGCACCCGGCTCGTGCTCTCCCGGGAGCAGGAGATCCTGGAACGGTTCCGGGCCGCGCTGGGAGCCGACGGCACCTCGCTCGCCCTGCTGCTGCTGCGCGCCGGCCGCGGCCCGCTCTGA
- a CDS encoding ABC transporter ATP-binding protein, with translation MSDLVLETRGLTKHFPLTSGIVFKKQIGAVRAVDGVDLDLRRGETLGIVGESGCGKSTLARMLVGLETPTSGDLFVQGKNMSKVGAEERRRGRRNIQLVMQDPYTSLNPRMTVGDIVGEPFQVHPDVLEKGKRRVRVQELLELVGLNPDHINRYPHQFSGGQRQRIGIARALALNPEIILCDEPVSALDVSIQAQVINLLEKLQKELGLSYVFIAHDLSVVRHIADRVAVMYLGKIVEIGTEDEIYDKPTHPYTQALLSAVPVPDPKLRGLRDQIVLTGDVPSPANPPSGCRFRTRCWKAQDICAEQEPLLEIRDKSGHPSRCHFAEVRDVVRASG, from the coding sequence ATGAGTGATCTGGTGCTGGAGACCCGTGGCCTGACCAAGCACTTCCCGCTCACCAGCGGGATCGTCTTCAAGAAGCAGATCGGCGCGGTCCGCGCGGTCGACGGGGTCGACCTGGACCTGCGTCGGGGCGAGACGCTCGGCATCGTGGGCGAGTCGGGCTGCGGCAAGTCCACCCTGGCCCGGATGTTGGTCGGGCTGGAGACGCCGACCTCCGGCGACCTGTTCGTGCAGGGCAAGAACATGTCGAAGGTCGGCGCCGAGGAGCGTCGGCGCGGCAGGCGCAACATCCAGCTCGTCATGCAGGACCCGTACACGTCGCTGAACCCGCGGATGACCGTGGGCGACATCGTCGGCGAGCCCTTCCAGGTGCACCCCGACGTGCTCGAGAAGGGCAAGCGGCGGGTCCGGGTGCAGGAACTGCTGGAGCTGGTCGGCCTCAACCCCGACCACATCAACCGGTACCCGCACCAGTTCTCCGGCGGCCAGCGGCAGCGCATCGGCATCGCCCGGGCGCTGGCGCTCAACCCGGAGATCATCCTCTGCGACGAGCCGGTCTCCGCGCTCGACGTGTCCATCCAGGCCCAGGTGATCAACCTGCTGGAGAAGCTCCAGAAGGAGCTGGGCCTGTCGTACGTCTTCATCGCCCACGACCTGTCGGTGGTCCGGCACATCGCCGACCGGGTCGCGGTCATGTACCTCGGCAAGATCGTCGAGATCGGCACCGAGGACGAGATCTACGACAAGCCCACTCACCCGTACACCCAGGCGCTGCTCTCGGCGGTGCCGGTTCCGGACCCGAAGCTGCGCGGACTCCGGGACCAGATCGTCCTGACCGGTGACGTGCCGTCGCCAGCCAACCCGCCGTCGGGCTGCCGCTTCCGCACCCGCTGCTGGAAGGCACAGGACATCTGCGCCGAGCAGGAGCCGTTGCTGGAGATCCGGGACAAGTCCGGTCACCCGAGCCGCTGCCACTTCGCCGAGGTTCGCGACGTGGTGCGCGCGTCCGGGTAG
- a CDS encoding ABC transporter ATP-binding protein, with translation MSTDVNVKMDALPGLDPDALPLEVKDLHVEFRTRNGVANAVNGVSFDVKAGETRAILGESGCGKSVTAQAIMGILDTPPGYVTGGQILYRGVDLLTLPEAERRKVRANRIAMIFQDALSALNPVFTVGFQLSEQFRKHRGMSRKDAKVRATELLDLVKIPAAKQRVNDYPHQFSGGMRQRVMIAMALALDPEVLIADEPTTALDVTVQAQIMSLLAELQRERNMALVLITHDMGVVADVADRISVMYAGRVIEEAGVEAIYANPAHPYTKGLLESIPRLDVKGQELSAIKGLPPVLTNIPPGCAFNPRCRYAQDVCRVDPAPPLYQVSASRTSACHFWKEVKGDE, from the coding sequence ATGAGCACTGATGTGAACGTCAAGATGGATGCCCTGCCCGGCCTCGACCCGGACGCGTTGCCGCTCGAGGTCAAGGACCTGCACGTCGAGTTCCGCACCCGCAACGGCGTCGCGAACGCCGTCAACGGCGTGAGCTTCGACGTGAAGGCCGGTGAGACCCGGGCGATCCTCGGCGAGTCCGGCTGCGGCAAGAGCGTGACCGCCCAGGCGATCATGGGCATCCTGGACACCCCGCCCGGGTACGTCACCGGCGGGCAGATCCTCTACCGGGGTGTCGACCTGCTGACGCTGCCGGAGGCGGAACGCCGCAAGGTGCGCGCGAACCGGATCGCGATGATCTTCCAGGATGCGCTCTCCGCCCTGAACCCGGTCTTCACCGTCGGGTTCCAGCTCTCCGAGCAGTTCCGCAAGCACCGGGGCATGTCCCGCAAGGACGCCAAGGTCCGCGCCACGGAACTGCTCGACCTGGTCAAGATCCCGGCGGCGAAGCAGCGGGTGAACGACTACCCGCACCAGTTCTCCGGAGGCATGCGCCAGCGCGTCATGATCGCCATGGCGCTGGCGCTCGACCCGGAGGTGCTGATCGCCGACGAGCCGACCACGGCGCTGGACGTGACCGTGCAGGCCCAGATCATGAGCCTGCTGGCCGAGCTCCAGCGGGAGCGCAACATGGCCCTGGTCCTGATCACCCACGACATGGGGGTGGTGGCGGACGTCGCGGACCGGATCTCGGTCATGTACGCCGGTCGGGTCATCGAGGAGGCCGGCGTGGAGGCCATCTACGCCAACCCGGCCCACCCGTACACCAAGGGTCTGCTGGAGTCGATTCCGCGCCTCGACGTCAAGGGCCAGGAGCTCAGCGCCATCAAGGGCCTGCCGCCGGTGCTGACGAACATCCCGCCGGGCTGCGCCTTCAACCCGCGCTGCCGGTACGCGCAGGACGTGTGCAGGGTCGACCCGGCCCCGCCGCTGTACCAGGTGTCGGCGAGCCGCACGTCCGCCTGCCACTTCTGGAAGGAGGTCAAGGGCGATGAGTGA
- a CDS encoding ABC transporter permease, giving the protein MSDVTRAGAAATGDPTVADTLAPETPPGGKERNASLWADARRQLVRDPVFVIAALYILVVTSMALFPRLWTSADPRACNTDRSRTPPNAEFPFGTDILGCDYYAHAIYGARPSMQIALLATTGLVVIGGGLGLLAGYYGGWADAIISRAMDIFFSLPFLLGAIVFLTVVKQQNVWTLTLVLVVLSWPTIARIIRGSVISSKDLDYVHAAKAVGARNGRLMLRHILPNAVAPMLVYATIVLGSFVAAEATLTFLGVGLQPPAQSWGIMISAHQVYFLEDPWLLLFPCGLLVGTVLSFILMGDALRDALDPKLR; this is encoded by the coding sequence ATGAGCGACGTGACGAGAGCCGGCGCGGCGGCGACCGGCGACCCGACGGTGGCCGACACGCTGGCTCCCGAGACGCCTCCGGGCGGCAAGGAGCGCAACGCGAGCCTGTGGGCGGACGCCCGCCGGCAGTTGGTCCGCGATCCGGTCTTCGTGATCGCGGCCCTCTACATCCTCGTGGTCACCTCGATGGCGTTGTTCCCGAGGCTGTGGACCAGCGCGGACCCGCGGGCCTGCAACACCGACCGGTCCCGGACGCCACCGAACGCGGAGTTCCCGTTCGGCACCGACATCCTCGGCTGCGACTACTACGCCCACGCCATCTACGGCGCTCGGCCGTCGATGCAGATCGCGCTGCTGGCCACCACGGGCCTCGTGGTCATCGGTGGCGGCCTCGGCCTGCTCGCCGGCTACTACGGCGGCTGGGCCGACGCGATCATCTCCCGGGCGATGGACATCTTCTTCTCGCTGCCCTTCCTGCTCGGCGCGATCGTGTTCCTCACCGTGGTCAAGCAGCAGAACGTGTGGACGCTGACGCTCGTGCTGGTGGTGCTGAGCTGGCCGACGATCGCCCGGATCATCCGGGGCAGCGTGATCTCCTCGAAGGACCTCGACTACGTGCACGCCGCGAAGGCGGTCGGTGCCCGCAACGGTCGGCTGATGCTCCGGCACATCCTGCCGAACGCGGTCGCCCCGATGCTGGTGTACGCCACCATCGTGCTCGGCTCGTTCGTCGCCGCGGAGGCCACCCTGACCTTCCTCGGCGTCGGCCTCCAGCCGCCGGCACAGTCCTGGGGCATCATGATCTCGGCCCACCAGGTCTACTTCCTGGAGGATCCGTGGTTGCTGCTGTTCCCCTGCGGTCTGCTGGTCGGCACGGTGCTGTCCTTCATCCTCATGGGTGACGCCCTGCGTGACGCCCTCGACCCGAAGCTCCGGTGA